One genomic window of Streptomyces sp. NBC_01498 includes the following:
- a CDS encoding nuclear transport factor 2 family protein codes for METAERFRAAVEKGEHALFEDLFTDDIRLHSPVKFAPFEGKAMVLGLFGVLLRTFEDFRYIGHLEGTAESTADGEDTPSAVLLFRATVNGKQIHGIDMLQFDGAGRIKELTVMVRPHSAVHALGEAVLAGLVADGLVPATDGR; via the coding sequence ATGGAGACCGCCGAACGCTTCCGCGCGGCCGTGGAGAAGGGCGAACACGCCCTGTTCGAGGACCTGTTCACCGACGACATCCGCCTCCACAGCCCCGTGAAGTTCGCTCCCTTCGAGGGCAAGGCCATGGTGCTGGGACTCTTCGGCGTCCTGCTGCGCACGTTCGAGGACTTCCGCTACATCGGGCACCTCGAAGGCACGGCCGAGTCCACCGCCGACGGCGAGGACACCCCGTCGGCGGTCCTGCTCTTCCGGGCCACGGTGAACGGCAAACAGATCCACGGCATCGACATGCTCCAGTTCGACGGGGCGGGCCGGATCAAGGAGCTCACGGTGATGGTCCGTCCCCACTCCGCCGTGCACGCCCTGGGCGAGGCGGTCCTCGCGGGCCTGGTCGCCGACGGCCTCGTGCCCGCGACCGACGGTCGCTAG
- a CDS encoding APC family permease: MSAPAGASDQPALAKKMRWYDGFAMSLTMPAALIASLGASIAGLGAWGAIGLWAVSMILATGTNWIYTELAAMFPHTSGGIAAYAAEGWRSRAPAIGPIASMGYWFPWTTTLAVYSGIIGAFVQAQWFPGQDWSLHLGPAELNFPIVVGLAVMLLLFAAAMAGLHVAMWLVYLTGGALLVPLAVFIVAPFLSGDWSASGLHWNLHGAAGLREALVWLYVMAWTSFGVEVCATFAPEYKDTVRDTSRALRAGVLFCLGIFILLPLALSGYTGEKAISADPTTFYVQAFQDLVGGAADLMVVFLVASLLLIMITGLADGSRVLYDMGRQGLTVRQVGVLNRRGVPARALVIALVINILVLTVLKTPLAIIVTGNLGYILTHILAISAFALLRHDRPDAVRPIRLPGFFVPLAWVLTALLVVILVVGATGFSITGYGGYKELGIALAVLAVSVLLWLYRVKVQDRRPDRMSRGG, encoded by the coding sequence GTGTCCGCACCCGCCGGGGCGTCCGACCAGCCCGCGCTCGCCAAGAAGATGCGCTGGTACGACGGCTTCGCCATGTCGCTGACCATGCCCGCCGCTCTCATCGCGTCGCTGGGCGCGTCCATAGCCGGGCTCGGCGCCTGGGGGGCGATCGGTCTGTGGGCCGTTTCCATGATCCTCGCCACCGGCACCAACTGGATCTACACCGAGCTGGCCGCGATGTTCCCCCACACGTCGGGCGGTATCGCCGCGTACGCCGCCGAGGGCTGGCGCTCACGCGCCCCCGCGATCGGGCCGATCGCCAGCATGGGCTACTGGTTCCCCTGGACCACGACCCTCGCCGTCTACTCCGGCATCATCGGCGCGTTCGTGCAGGCCCAGTGGTTCCCCGGCCAGGACTGGTCGCTGCATCTGGGGCCCGCCGAGCTCAACTTCCCCATCGTGGTCGGCCTGGCCGTGATGCTCCTGCTGTTCGCCGCCGCCATGGCCGGACTGCATGTGGCCATGTGGCTGGTCTATCTCACCGGCGGCGCGCTGCTCGTCCCGCTGGCCGTCTTCATCGTCGCGCCGTTCCTCAGCGGCGACTGGAGCGCGAGCGGTCTGCACTGGAACCTGCACGGCGCGGCCGGCCTGCGCGAAGCCCTCGTCTGGCTGTACGTGATGGCCTGGACGTCCTTCGGCGTGGAGGTGTGCGCGACCTTCGCCCCCGAGTACAAGGACACCGTGCGCGACACCTCCCGGGCCCTGCGTGCCGGCGTGCTGTTCTGCCTCGGCATCTTCATCCTGCTGCCGCTGGCCCTGTCGGGTTACACGGGTGAGAAGGCCATTTCCGCCGATCCGACCACGTTCTACGTCCAGGCGTTCCAGGACCTGGTGGGCGGGGCGGCGGACCTGATGGTGGTCTTCCTCGTCGCGTCCCTGCTGCTCATCATGATCACCGGGCTCGCCGACGGCTCACGCGTGCTGTACGACATGGGGCGCCAGGGCCTGACCGTACGTCAGGTGGGTGTGCTCAACCGGCGTGGTGTCCCGGCCCGTGCGCTGGTGATCGCGCTGGTGATCAACATCCTGGTGCTGACGGTGCTGAAGACGCCCCTGGCCATCATCGTCACCGGCAACCTCGGCTACATCCTCACGCACATCCTGGCCATCTCCGCCTTCGCGCTGCTGCGCCACGACCGGCCGGACGCGGTGCGCCCCATCCGGCTGCCGGGCTTCTTCGTCCCGCTGGCCTGGGTACTCACGGCGCTGCTCGTCGTCATCCTCGTCGTGGGCGCCACCGGGTTCTCGATCACCGGCTACGGGGGGTACAAGGAACTCGGCATCGCCCTGGCCGTGCTGGCCGTGTCCGTCCTGCTCTGGCTCTACCGCGTCAAGGTCCAGGACCGAAGACCGGACCGGATGTCGCGCGGCGGGTGA
- a CDS encoding aldehyde dehydrogenase family protein, with product MTTPPAAPQQLFINGAYTDGTGSATVDVLSPATGEHVGTIPAPTPDDLDTAVRAAHEAQRAWAGVNVWERAAACHRIADEIDARRDELARLQTLEQGKPLTESVADVTEAALLFRLHAEDAVRLNGETLLSRDNGKRMFTFHRPVGTWGIITPWNFPLLMFAEFAAPGLATGNALIVKPPAHTPFTVLKAMDAVVAAGLPAGLVSILPGDGPFGDALVRHPGIHAIGFIGSSATGAKITAAAGLKRSLMECSGNGPVVVLADADIEAAARAAVDGAYPCAGQVCCATERVVVHTDVHDAFVEAVLRESERVVLGDPLDATTLLGPLNNEGVAEKMDRHMADARARGARILTGGKRRAGMPTDLYYEFTVVDGVPEDSLLSREESFGPVVPIITGRDEDDLLRIANADALGLQGAVFTRSMTSAFRFIEEMEVGQVIVNDSNNWWDINMPFGGAGARGTGWGRIGGKWTLMDMTDTRTGVISL from the coding sequence ATGACCACCCCGCCCGCCGCGCCACAACAACTGTTCATCAACGGCGCCTACACCGACGGCACCGGCTCAGCGACCGTCGACGTACTCAGCCCCGCCACGGGCGAGCACGTCGGAACGATCCCTGCGCCCACCCCGGACGACCTCGACACCGCCGTACGGGCCGCACACGAGGCACAGCGGGCGTGGGCCGGAGTGAACGTCTGGGAACGCGCTGCCGCCTGCCACCGCATCGCGGACGAGATCGACGCACGCCGCGACGAACTGGCCCGCCTCCAGACCCTGGAACAGGGAAAACCACTGACCGAGTCCGTCGCCGACGTCACCGAGGCCGCGCTGCTCTTCCGGCTGCACGCCGAGGACGCCGTACGCCTCAACGGCGAGACACTGCTCTCCCGCGACAACGGCAAGCGGATGTTCACCTTCCACCGCCCGGTCGGCACCTGGGGCATCATCACGCCCTGGAACTTCCCGCTGCTCATGTTCGCGGAGTTCGCCGCCCCCGGGCTCGCCACCGGCAACGCACTGATCGTCAAACCCCCGGCGCACACCCCGTTCACCGTGCTCAAGGCGATGGACGCGGTCGTCGCCGCCGGGCTCCCGGCCGGACTCGTCAGTATCCTCCCCGGCGACGGACCGTTCGGCGACGCCCTGGTACGCCACCCCGGCATCCACGCCATCGGCTTCATCGGTTCCTCCGCCACCGGAGCAAAGATCACGGCGGCGGCCGGACTCAAGCGCTCCCTCATGGAGTGCTCCGGCAACGGCCCCGTCGTCGTCCTCGCCGACGCCGACATCGAGGCCGCCGCCAGGGCCGCCGTCGACGGCGCCTACCCCTGCGCCGGCCAGGTGTGCTGCGCCACCGAGCGCGTCGTCGTCCACACCGACGTCCACGACGCCTTCGTCGAAGCCGTCCTGCGCGAATCCGAACGCGTCGTCCTCGGCGACCCGCTCGACGCCACCACCCTCCTCGGCCCGCTGAACAACGAAGGCGTCGCCGAGAAGATGGACCGCCACATGGCCGACGCCCGCGCCCGCGGCGCCCGCATCCTCACCGGCGGCAAGCGCCGCGCCGGCATGCCCACCGACCTCTACTACGAATTCACCGTCGTGGACGGCGTACCCGAGGACAGCCTCCTCTCCCGCGAGGAATCCTTCGGCCCCGTCGTCCCGATCATCACCGGCCGCGACGAGGACGACCTGCTGCGCATCGCCAACGCCGACGCGCTCGGCCTCCAGGGAGCCGTCTTCACCCGCAGCATGACCAGCGCGTTCCGTTTCATCGAGGAGATGGAGGTCGGACAGGTCATCGTCAACGACTCCAACAACTGGTGGGACATCAACATGCCGTTCGGCGGCGCGGGCGCCCGGGGGACCGGCTGGGGCCGCATCGGCGGCAAATGGACCCTGATGGACATGACCGACACCAGGACCGGCGTCATCAGCCTGTGA
- a CDS encoding NAD(P)/FAD-dependent oxidoreductase gives MTTVPRRPVPRRPDPRDRLGHAAPAPYWLDRPERPRAAPRLTADTSCDLAVVGGGYTGLWTALLAKRRHPHLDVLLVEQSTCGHAASGRNGGFCSPSLTHGLANGADRWPAEIGLLQRLGAANFTAFQEDLETYGIDCGFARTGKVTVAATPWQATALRDAAALARRHGEKATLLDRRELGAYVDSPLWHTGLFSPDYALLDPARLVWGLREACLAQGVRLAEHTEVTALTTRPTGPVRLRTPYAAVTARRVALATNIHRPLLRRLSLTMIPVYDYALVTEPLTDSRLAGIGWSGDHGITDAGNQFHYARKTDDNRILWGGYDAIYPYGSRTAEHLTQRPETFELLAAQFAEAFPSLEDVPFSHAWGGVIDSTTRFCMFAGTASRGRVGYALGFTGLGVGATRYGAEVILDLLAGRPTERTRPAMIRRPPVPFPPEPVRYLGIQATRRSLAREDAHGRRDRWLRTLDGLGLGFDS, from the coding sequence ATGACCACCGTTCCCCGGCGCCCGGTTCCCCGGCGCCCGGACCCCCGCGACCGGCTCGGCCACGCGGCCCCCGCGCCGTACTGGCTCGACCGTCCCGAACGCCCCCGCGCGGCCCCCCGGCTCACCGCGGACACCTCGTGCGACCTCGCCGTCGTCGGCGGCGGCTACACCGGCCTGTGGACCGCCCTGCTCGCCAAACGCCGCCATCCGCATCTCGACGTGCTCCTCGTCGAACAGTCCACCTGCGGTCACGCCGCCAGCGGCCGCAACGGCGGCTTCTGCTCACCGAGCCTCACCCACGGCCTCGCCAACGGCGCCGACCGGTGGCCCGCCGAGATCGGCCTCCTCCAGCGTCTGGGCGCCGCCAACTTCACCGCCTTCCAGGAGGACCTGGAGACGTACGGCATCGACTGCGGCTTCGCCCGCACCGGCAAGGTCACCGTCGCCGCCACCCCCTGGCAGGCCACCGCCCTCCGCGACGCCGCCGCACTCGCCCGCCGGCACGGCGAGAAGGCCACCCTCCTCGACCGCCGGGAACTGGGCGCGTACGTCGACTCGCCGCTCTGGCACACCGGACTGTTCAGCCCCGACTACGCCCTGCTCGACCCCGCCCGCCTCGTATGGGGACTGCGCGAAGCCTGCCTGGCACAGGGCGTACGCCTCGCCGAACACACCGAGGTCACCGCCCTCACCACCCGCCCCACCGGCCCCGTCCGGCTGCGCACCCCCTACGCCGCCGTCACCGCCCGCCGCGTCGCACTGGCCACCAACATCCACCGCCCCCTGCTGCGCCGGCTCTCCCTCACCATGATCCCCGTCTACGACTACGCCCTGGTCACCGAACCCCTGACGGACAGCCGGCTCGCCGGCATCGGCTGGAGCGGCGACCACGGCATCACGGACGCCGGGAACCAGTTCCACTACGCGCGCAAGACCGACGACAACCGCATCCTGTGGGGCGGCTACGACGCCATCTACCCCTACGGCAGCCGCACGGCCGAGCACCTGACCCAGCGCCCCGAGACCTTCGAACTCCTCGCCGCCCAGTTCGCCGAGGCGTTCCCGAGCCTCGAAGACGTCCCGTTCAGCCACGCCTGGGGCGGTGTCATCGACTCCACCACCCGCTTCTGCATGTTCGCGGGCACGGCGTCCCGGGGCCGTGTCGGATACGCGCTCGGCTTCACCGGACTCGGCGTCGGAGCGACCCGCTACGGCGCCGAGGTCATCCTCGACCTGCTCGCCGGCCGCCCCACCGAACGCACCCGGCCCGCGATGATCCGCCGCCCTCCCGTGCCGTTCCCCCCGGAACCCGTGCGCTACCTCGGCATTCAGGCCACCCGGCGCTCCCTCGCACGCGAGGACGCGCACGGCCGCCGCGACCGGTGGCTGCGCACCCTCGACGGACTGGGACTGGGCTTCGACTCCTGA
- a CDS encoding Lrp/AsnC family transcriptional regulator has translation MGNQSGHPLDDIDRRIIAILQADGRRPYSQIAEDLDIPASSVRYRVQRLEENGTLQIVGIANPLTIGFDRFAMIGLKVRPGTAREVCRELREYPETSYVILTAGQYDVMAEVICRDTDHFTDLVNQRMHLIEGVLSTESFFVLEVHKLAYGWGVGEVQTRLLDAPAPGTPSRRGDPRP, from the coding sequence ATGGGAAACCAGAGCGGCCATCCGCTCGACGACATCGACCGGCGGATCATCGCCATCCTCCAGGCCGACGGCCGCCGCCCGTACAGCCAGATCGCGGAGGACCTGGACATCCCGGCGTCCTCGGTCCGCTACCGGGTCCAGCGCCTGGAGGAGAACGGCACCCTCCAGATCGTCGGCATCGCCAACCCGCTGACCATCGGCTTCGACCGCTTCGCGATGATAGGGCTGAAGGTGAGGCCCGGCACGGCCCGTGAGGTGTGCCGCGAACTGCGCGAGTATCCGGAGACCTCCTACGTCATCCTGACGGCCGGTCAGTACGACGTGATGGCCGAGGTGATCTGCCGGGACACCGACCACTTCACCGACCTGGTCAACCAGCGGATGCACCTGATCGAGGGCGTCCTGTCGACGGAGTCGTTCTTCGTTCTCGAGGTGCACAAACTCGCCTACGGGTGGGGCGTGGGCGAGGTCCAGACCCGGCTGCTGGACGCCCCGGCCCCGGGGACCCCCTCCCGGCGCGGCGACCCCCGCCCGTAA
- a CDS encoding response regulator transcription factor: protein MTIPRTSVRVLIADDQMMVRQGLTVLLNAEPDIEVVGQAVDGLDAIAKSADLAPDVVLMDIRMPGVGGIDATRRITGPADATVKVLVLTTFDLDEYVYEALRAGASGFLLKDASAAELAQAVRVVAAGDALLAPNITKRLIAEFSRMTAAPRTQLRDRVGDLTERETEVLSLVAQGLSNAEIAASLVVAEQTVKTHVGRILVKLGLRDRTQVAVFAYETGLVRPTGY from the coding sequence ATGACCATCCCCCGCACGAGCGTCCGCGTGCTGATCGCCGACGATCAGATGATGGTCCGTCAGGGCCTGACCGTGCTGCTGAACGCCGAGCCCGACATCGAGGTCGTCGGCCAGGCCGTGGACGGTCTCGACGCGATCGCCAAGTCCGCCGACCTCGCGCCCGACGTGGTGCTGATGGACATACGGATGCCCGGAGTCGGCGGCATCGACGCGACGCGCCGTATCACCGGCCCGGCCGACGCCACCGTCAAGGTGCTCGTACTGACCACCTTCGATCTCGACGAGTACGTGTACGAGGCGCTGCGCGCGGGAGCGTCCGGCTTTCTGCTGAAGGACGCCTCGGCCGCCGAACTGGCCCAGGCGGTAAGGGTGGTGGCGGCCGGGGACGCCCTGCTCGCGCCGAACATCACCAAGCGCCTGATCGCCGAGTTCTCACGTATGACCGCGGCGCCCCGCACCCAACTCCGCGACCGGGTAGGTGATCTGACGGAACGTGAGACCGAGGTGCTGTCCTTGGTCGCACAGGGCCTGTCGAACGCGGAGATCGCCGCGTCCCTGGTGGTGGCGGAGCAGACCGTGAAGACCCATGTGGGGCGGATCCTGGTCAAGTTGGGCCTGCGTGACCGTACGCAGGTCGCCGTCTTCGCGTACGAGACGGGGCTGGTGCGGCCGACCGGTTACTGA
- a CDS encoding histidine kinase, with protein sequence MGTQWYARGGAARTVRAAARALGSDLWRTAAVPPSREGRPRWLEWRPALVSPLVVLAPLLFVINTNQYAFDYRIGVPIGVLLAVLQSASLVTAPFLPVLAWWASTIALVVVTSLAHPVLGSSMSWTDNGFAVQVLAVFMVALRARLRIAAKVLAFSVLAVVLCGALAPRLQDTGSVIAILVIAVVVGAALRGRQVARTELVVQEEITAEERARRTLLEERNRIARELHDVVAHHMSVISIQAQAAPHLAENPSEELRENLAGIRENAVEALTELRRVLGVLRSEDALADGARHAPQPSLERLDELIGNVRAAGVGITTRTVGKARPLPPGVGLSAFRIVQEALSNVMRHAPGAEVRVETGYHPTGVTVRVTNSAPDRTALPALSASSSSVPSTSASSSPATASPSPETGHGLLGMRERTAMLGGELATGATPDGGWEVTAILPTRLPAGSVGPAGSVSSAGPAGNAGRATSAEPVEDEDGDDSDNIEDTV encoded by the coding sequence ATCGGGACGCAGTGGTACGCGCGGGGCGGGGCGGCGCGGACCGTACGCGCGGCGGCGCGGGCGCTGGGCTCGGATCTGTGGCGGACGGCCGCCGTTCCACCGTCGCGTGAGGGGCGGCCCCGCTGGCTGGAGTGGCGGCCCGCGCTCGTGTCACCGCTCGTGGTGCTCGCGCCGCTCCTGTTCGTGATCAACACGAACCAGTACGCCTTCGACTACCGGATCGGTGTGCCGATCGGTGTCCTGCTCGCCGTACTCCAGTCGGCGTCGCTGGTCACCGCCCCGTTCCTGCCGGTGCTGGCGTGGTGGGCCTCGACGATCGCCCTGGTCGTGGTCACGTCGCTGGCCCACCCCGTCCTCGGCAGCTCGATGTCCTGGACCGACAACGGATTCGCCGTCCAGGTCCTGGCGGTGTTCATGGTCGCGCTGCGGGCCCGCCTCCGGATCGCCGCCAAGGTGCTGGCGTTCAGCGTTCTGGCGGTCGTGCTCTGCGGCGCGCTCGCGCCCAGGCTCCAGGACACCGGCTCGGTGATCGCGATCCTGGTGATCGCGGTGGTGGTCGGGGCCGCGCTGCGCGGCCGTCAGGTGGCCCGTACGGAACTGGTCGTACAGGAGGAGATCACCGCCGAGGAACGGGCGCGGCGCACCCTCCTGGAGGAGCGCAACCGGATCGCGCGGGAGCTGCACGACGTGGTCGCGCACCACATGTCGGTGATCTCCATCCAGGCCCAGGCCGCCCCGCATCTGGCCGAGAACCCGTCCGAGGAGCTGAGGGAGAATCTCGCCGGCATCCGGGAGAACGCGGTCGAGGCACTCACCGAACTGCGCCGGGTGCTCGGCGTACTGCGCTCCGAGGACGCCCTCGCCGACGGCGCGCGGCACGCTCCGCAGCCCAGTCTCGAACGGCTGGACGAGCTCATCGGCAATGTGCGCGCCGCCGGGGTCGGCATCACCACACGTACGGTCGGGAAAGCGCGTCCGCTGCCGCCGGGCGTCGGGCTGTCGGCGTTCCGTATCGTGCAGGAGGCGCTCAGCAATGTGATGCGGCACGCGCCGGGGGCGGAGGTCCGGGTGGAGACCGGGTATCACCCCACGGGGGTCACGGTCCGGGTCACGAACAGCGCCCCCGACCGCACGGCTCTGCCCGCGCTCTCCGCTTCCTCATCCTCCGTCCCGTCCACATCCGCGTCCTCGTCTCCCGCCACCGCCTCCCCCTCGCCGGAAACGGGCCATGGACTGCTCGGTATGCGCGAACGCACCGCGATGCTGGGCGGCGAGCTGGCGACCGGGGCCACGCCGGACGGCGGCTGGGAGGTGACGGCGATACTGCCCACGCGCCTTCCGGCCGGATCCGTCGGTCCTGCCGGATCGGTCAGCTCCGCCGGGCCTGCGGGAAACGCCGGCCGTGCCACTTCCGCCGAACCTGTTGAGGACGAGGACGGCGACGACAGCGACAACATCGAGGACACCGTATGA
- a CDS encoding acyltransferase family protein yields the protein MREIVRRIDSATPPDRDRAVDALRAFAILGVVLGHWLVTALVADSGTLRGSSPLRYMPRLAPISWVFQTLAVFFLVGGQVGAKSYASARARGTTYGQWLGTRMARLFRPVAVVLVVWATATGAMLASGVGFETVRTLDRLILSPLWFLLVFAALTAATPLVTRLHPLWPLAVVLHVDLLRFGPTGTGTDGTGSGSSSGGPVGTVRPDWLDQLGGSPHWLGWLNVAAGWLVPYCLGALWARRGVPGRRTGWALLVGGGTATALLILFAGYPASMVGVPGAGISNLDPPTLAAVTFGLAQCGAALLLLGPLRRWLVRPGAWAAVALLNLSAMTVFLWHQTAMIAVTALGLWAGGALPGLHTVPDGTGWVLARLCWLPVFAVALLVCWAAFRTYERGRPRSNERELPRQHGEGRPRQPCRAVGEGRPAPEAEAEARRA from the coding sequence ATGCGTGAGATCGTCCGGCGGATCGACTCCGCCACCCCGCCCGACCGGGACCGGGCCGTCGACGCGCTGCGGGCCTTCGCCATCCTCGGTGTGGTGCTCGGGCACTGGCTGGTGACCGCCCTGGTCGCCGACAGCGGCACCCTGCGCGGCAGCAGTCCGCTCCGGTACATGCCCCGACTGGCGCCAATATCCTGGGTGTTCCAGACCCTCGCTGTCTTCTTCCTGGTCGGCGGGCAGGTGGGCGCGAAGAGTTACGCGTCGGCCCGTGCCCGGGGGACGACCTACGGGCAGTGGCTCGGTACCCGGATGGCACGGCTGTTCCGACCGGTCGCCGTCGTGCTGGTGGTGTGGGCGACGGCGACGGGCGCGATGCTGGCCTCGGGAGTCGGCTTCGAGACCGTACGGACCCTCGACCGGCTGATTCTCTCGCCGCTCTGGTTTCTGCTGGTCTTCGCGGCCCTGACCGCCGCGACCCCGCTGGTCACGCGGTTGCACCCGCTGTGGCCGCTCGCCGTCGTACTGCACGTCGACCTGCTCCGGTTCGGCCCGACCGGCACCGGCACCGACGGCACGGGCTCCGGCTCAAGCTCCGGGGGTCCGGTCGGCACCGTCCGCCCGGACTGGCTGGACCAGCTCGGCGGCAGCCCGCACTGGCTGGGGTGGCTCAATGTGGCCGCCGGCTGGCTCGTGCCGTACTGCCTCGGCGCGCTCTGGGCACGACGCGGCGTGCCGGGGCGGAGAACGGGATGGGCGCTCCTGGTCGGCGGTGGCACCGCGACCGCCCTGCTGATCCTGTTCGCCGGCTACCCGGCGTCGATGGTCGGTGTGCCCGGCGCCGGGATCTCCAACCTCGACCCCCCGACGCTGGCGGCCGTCACGTTCGGTCTGGCCCAGTGCGGCGCGGCGCTCCTGCTGCTCGGCCCGCTGCGCCGGTGGCTGGTACGGCCGGGAGCCTGGGCGGCGGTGGCACTGCTGAACCTGTCCGCGATGACGGTCTTCCTGTGGCACCAGACCGCGATGATCGCGGTCACCGCGCTCGGGCTGTGGGCGGGCGGCGCCCTGCCCGGACTGCACACCGTGCCGGACGGAACGGGCTGGGTGCTCGCCCGGCTCTGCTGGCTGCCGGTGTTCGCGGTGGCACTGCTCGTGTGCTGGGCGGCGTTCCGTACCTACGAGCGGGGGCGGCCCCGGTCGAACGAGCGGGAACTGCCTCGTCAGCACGGAGAAGGACGGCCGAGGCAGCCCTGCCGGGCCGTGGGTGAGGGGCGTCCCGCCCCGGAAGCGGAAGCGGAGGCGCGACGTGCCTAA
- a CDS encoding alpha/beta hydrolase: protein MAPRPRSSSRSRISGSPGSRPRPGRARRTLLAVLVTASVAVPVSGAARPAAVPAPAPVPAQLAPLTAADPAVLGAALEARYAANLVGIRAAERMAAARGDRRRAASLRTMADAGRRFLSFDGRDGGRTAEVFGDLAAAGRIAVLVPGSDTGLDRYERFRAGAVALRRELGEEAAVIAWLGYRTPGTVSPEALTPGRAHDAAPELRAFLRELSVAKPEARTTLLCHSYGSAVCAPAARGAAGAAAIVLYGSPGTGVDTVGDLHTTATVWAGRGARDWIADVPHVRLQLPFATVGFGPDPVSEEFGAHVFDAGTGGHSDYLKPGSVSLRNLALIVSGGSPAPAGPSDRTVSEDGRHA, encoded by the coding sequence ATGGCGCCCCGCCCGCGCAGCAGCAGCCGTTCGCGTATCAGCGGCTCCCCCGGCAGCCGTCCCCGCCCCGGCCGTGCCCGGCGTACTCTGCTCGCCGTGCTGGTCACCGCGTCGGTGGCGGTGCCGGTGTCCGGCGCCGCCCGTCCGGCGGCCGTACCGGCGCCGGCGCCGGTCCCCGCGCAGCTCGCGCCGCTGACGGCGGCGGATCCCGCCGTGCTCGGCGCCGCACTTGAGGCGCGGTACGCGGCCAACCTTGTCGGCATCCGCGCGGCCGAACGGATGGCCGCCGCCCGCGGCGACCGAAGACGGGCCGCCTCGCTGCGCACCATGGCCGACGCGGGACGGCGTTTCCTCTCCTTCGACGGCCGCGACGGCGGACGTACCGCCGAGGTTTTCGGCGATCTGGCGGCCGCCGGGCGGATCGCCGTGCTGGTGCCGGGTTCGGACACCGGGCTCGACCGGTACGAGCGCTTCCGCGCCGGAGCCGTCGCGCTGCGACGCGAACTGGGTGAAGAGGCGGCGGTCATCGCCTGGCTCGGCTACCGGACGCCCGGCACGGTGAGCCCCGAGGCCCTGACACCAGGGCGCGCTCACGACGCGGCGCCTGAACTCCGCGCCTTCCTCCGTGAGTTGAGCGTGGCCAAGCCCGAAGCGCGGACCACGCTGCTCTGTCACTCCTACGGCTCGGCGGTCTGCGCGCCGGCCGCACGGGGAGCCGCGGGAGCGGCGGCCATCGTCCTGTACGGCAGCCCCGGCACCGGAGTCGACACGGTCGGAGACCTGCACACGACGGCCACCGTCTGGGCGGGCCGCGGCGCCCGTGACTGGATCGCCGACGTCCCGCATGTCCGGCTCCAACTGCCCTTCGCCACCGTCGGGTTCGGGCCCGATCCGGTGTCGGAGGAGTTCGGCGCCCATGTCTTCGACGCGGGGACGGGCGGACACAGCGACTATCTCAAGCCCGGTTCCGTGTCGCTGCGGAACCTCGCCCTGATCGTCTCCGGGGGCTCGCCCGCACCTGCCGGCCCTTCGGACCGGACCGTTTCCGAGGACGGCCGTCATGCGTGA